The Drosophila bipectinata strain 14024-0381.07 chromosome 3L, DbipHiC1v2, whole genome shotgun sequence region GGTTTTTTaggtttgggctgtcaaatgaggcAAAATGGGAGTCTTTGCTCCCATTTTTCTCTGtggcgctgcggcagaattttcGACCCTATGCACGAGTGGTGTGAATAATGAGAGTCCGCCCCTACTTTCCTAGACTTTATCTCTGCGGCGCAGACGAGACGAGATAAAAGTCGCAGTAAGATGTAATTCAAAAGACTTCAACgcagaaatttaaaaatattttccaagcAGACGCTATACAacgaatttttattttaaaatgtttattgttcTTCTAAAAATCGGACGACTTGGCTGTATTCCAAATATAAAAACCCTAGAAATCCTAGAAAAAACCTAAGCCTAGAATCTTTAAAACCAAGAATTAATGACATATATATCTTCACATGAAGTGTGTGAAttccaaataaattaaaagcatATCGATTTAGTGTACAAATCCCTAATATACATATTAAAATTGTACTAGGCAAAAATCATACAGTGTGCATACTCCCAAAACATAATTTCGATGTTATTAGGAAATTAACCTCTTTATGTACACACCATACGTTAAAACGACTAAATTTTAGTTTGGAAAACTTGGAAAAATGTCTTCTACAGgtaagaaaatatttgttttgaaTACATAGAAagtaaaaaaagttaaattaaaCTGACTATGTGAAAGACAATTCGAAAGGGATAATTTGAAAAAGCCTCATGGTTTTATTTTCGACACGTAATAAGAACATACGTGCATAtactatgtacatatataaaatgtacatacatatatgtatatgtatatgaaaatACACAACTATTTTTCTACATATATGTGTATTTAATTATACGCCatcaaactttttaattttttttctcttaacTTTTAGgtaaaaaaggcaaaaagaaCAAAGGAACTGTAATATCATTGCAATCCTTCCTTTCCAATACTGATGCTCCAGCCGGAACTACGcaagtttcaaaaaaaataagaaatttgGACGGTGAAGACAGCGACGATGGAAGTTGCACCTTACCTTTGGTTTATCAGCTGCCTACTGCTCCCCGGGCCAACCGAATATTTGATGACAATTCCATTCCTCATAAACCCCCATTCATTGCATATATTAATAACTTGCCATTTGATGCAAATGAAGTCGATTTATATGAATTCTTCTCCGGAATTCATTTGATTTCATTAAGATTACCACGAGAAGACGGCGAAAATGGTCGATCACGTGGATTTGGTTACGTGGAATTAGAAACGCGGGATGATTTAATTCATGTACTTAGTTTACCAGATCCATCTATTAAAGGTCGTCGAATTCGAATAGAACTTTCAAACGAAAACGACCAACAAAATCGTCAAAAAAGCAATAGGCGTTTTGATGGTTTTGGAAATAGCGGTGAGAACAGAGACTCTGGAAATTGGAGAAGAGATAGTCAAAATAATAGTGGAAATTTTGAACGAAACTTTAACAGGGACAGAAAATCTGTTAACGAAAAAGAAGATAACACACCAGGATCGTGGCGCACAAATGCTAGGTCGCAAACTTTCGATTCGTCGCCTATTCGTAGAGATGAACCACTAGAAAATTATCGAGGAAGAATAGGAGACCGCTATGCTCGAGAAGACATTCCCAATTTTGAGGAAAGACcaaaactaaatttaaaaccGCGAACTTTACCATTACCTGAAATAGGAAGTTCTAAATTGGAGAAAATCAATGTCAATGATAAAAATGACACTAAAAACAGTGGAACTCCATCCTTAAATGTTTTTGGCTGTGCTAAACCAGTTGATACAGCATCTAGAGAACTGGAGATTGAAGAACGTTTAGCTGTAGCACGACGACAAGATAAAAATCGCCAAGAGGAAAACCTTTGTGAGAAATTCGACGATATCCAAATGGACAAAAATGAGAATGAAAATGTTAATGCAGCAGTGAACTGGCGTCAAAACCAAGATAAAAAGGatgatttaaaaatcaaacagATTCagggtaaatattttatttataagatACAGGCATCTGCATGCACATTCTACAAACCTACAAAATTCTAAATATTCCTGATGTGATATGTGATACAAGTAGAGTAGAAGTagaaacttggaactttgtatagattctatttttggtcagttgatccgacctgaaaaatttcataaagctAGGTACACACGATGCAACCAATTTGCAGCAACCACAAAAATCAGaactaacaagaaaggaaagtacCTTCAAGCAAAGCCCAAGttgatacacccttgcagttcaGATCAgacataaatcgcaaatatcggatatagttggccgatcttaTAGACTAAAGAttcttattattaaaaaaaagtcccaagcttctattatcaaaataccaaagttgagtcatttccgattATTTTcagagttatatggcaactataggaTTAAGTCGGTCGAACACGGCCGTTCTGattatatactgcgtgaaaTGAAAGAAGCGCttgtgaaaagtttcaagaacataactttaaaactgagaggcTACATtgcgtaaaaacagacagaaggacaaacggacatgcttatatcaactcaggaggtgatcctgatcaagaatatatatactttatagggtcggagttatatattaaaattataataccctcttcaagggtataaaaatcactATATAAGAGAGAATAATCTCTaagcgaaaaaataaacaacaaaaataatgatcatactctgagcgaaaaaattaaaatcagaaACTACAATAGCTCGCAAATAACtgtaaaccttttttttatacccttgcagagggtattataattttggtcaaaagtgtgcaacgcagtgaaggagacatctccgaccctataaagtatatatattcttgatcaggatcacctcctgagttgatataagcatgtccgtctgtccgtctgtccgtctgtctgtccgtctgtctgtttctacgcaaactagtctctcagttttaaagctatcgacctgaaactttgcacacacccttctttcctttgcacgcagtatataagtcggaacggcccggatcggccgactatatcatatagctgccatataactgattgatcggaaatggtataactttggtgtttttagagttagagagttcaaatttgacatgagagctatttttggcaaaataatacgacatgccaaatttcgtaaggatcggccgactatatcctatagctgccatataactgaacgatcggaaatgacccaactttcgtgtttttgaagatagaaagctggaacttggtacagattatatatttggtcagttgatccgacctaccaaatttcattaggatcggccgactatatcctatagctgccatataactgaacgatcggaaatggtatttggtagaaatatcaactttcgtatttttgaagatagaagtttgggactttttttagattttgtattgtaataaattggattatatattcctattcccataaggatcggccaactatatccgatgtttgcgatatatatccggttttaactgcaagggtatataaacttcggctccgcccgaagttagcattcctttcttgttttttaatttatacccttgcagagggtattataattttgtccaaaagtgtgcaacgcagtgaaggagacatctccgaccctataaagtatatatattcttgatcaggatcacctcctgagttgatatgagcatgtccgtctgtctgtccgtctgtctgtctgtccgtttctacgcgaactagtctctcagttttgaagctatcgtcttgaaactttgcacacacccttctttcctttgcacgcagtatataagtcggaacggcccagatcggccgactatatcatatagctgccatataactgattgatcggaaatggtataactttggtgtttttagagttagagagttcaaatttgacaagagagctatttttggcaaactattacgacatgccaa contains the following coding sequences:
- the eIF4B gene encoding eukaryotic translation initiation factor 4B isoform X2; amino-acid sequence: MSSTGKKGKKNKGTVISLQSFLSNTDAPAGTTQVSKKIRNLDGEDSDDGSCTLPLVYQLPTAPRANRIFDDNSIPHKPPFIAYINNLPFDANEVDLYEFFSGIHLISLRLPREDGENGRSRGFGYVELETRDDLIHVLSLPDPSIKGRRIRIELSNENDQQNRQKSNRRFDGFGNSGENRDSGNWRRDSQNNSGNFERNFNRDRKSVNEKEDNTPGSWRTNARSQTFDSSPIRRDEPLENYRGRIGDRYAREDIPNFEERPKLNLKPRTLPLPEIGSSKLEKINVNDKNDTKNSGTPSLNVFGCAKPVDTASRELEIEERLAVARRQDKNRQEENLCEKFDDIQMDKNENENVNAAVNWRQNQDKKDDLKIKQIQDGKRRDEMTYTKSNQPRDSLDRSEASKGNDFNGKQFQEDNKNKKDSRNDRSLPKFIPQTGPVLESSNKYSGLDDEEESE
- the eIF4B gene encoding eukaryotic translation initiation factor 4B isoform X4; this translates as MSSTGKKGKKNKGTVISLQSFLSNTDAPAGTTQVSKKIRNLDGEDSDDGSCTLPLVYQLPTAPRANRIFDDNSIPHKPPFIAYINNLPFDANEVDLYEFFSGIHLISLRLPREDGENGRSRGFGYVELETRDDLIHVLSLPDPSIKGRRIRIELSNENDQQNRQKSNRRFDGFGNSGENRDSGNWRRDSQNNSGNFERNFNRDRKSVNEKEDNTPGSWRTNARSQTFDSSPIRRDEPLENYRGRIGDRYAREDIPNFEERPKLNLKPRTLPLPEIGSSKLEKINVNDKNDTKNSGTPSLNVFGCAKPVDTASRELEIEERLAVARRQDKNRQEENLCEKFDDIQMDKNENENVNAAVNWRQNQDKKDDLKIKQIQDGKRRDEMTYTKSNQPRDSLDRSEASKGNDFNGKQFQEDNKNKKDSRNDRSLPKFIPQTGPLTCSTWGTVTARL
- the eIF4B gene encoding eukaryotic translation initiation factor 4B isoform X1 — its product is MSSTGKKGKKNKGTVISLQSFLSNTDAPAGTTQVSKKIRNLDGEDSDDGSCTLPLVYQLPTAPRANRIFDDNSIPHKPPFIAYINNLPFDANEVDLYEFFSGIHLISLRLPREDGENGRSRGFGYVELETRDDLIHVLSLPDPSIKGRRIRIELSNENDQQNRQKSNRRFDGFGNSGENRDSGNWRRDSQNNSGNFERNFNRDRKSVNEKEDNTPGSWRTNARSQTFDSSPIRRDEPLENYRGRIGDRYAREDIPNFEERPKLNLKPRTLPLPEIGSSKLEKINVNDKNDTKNSGTPSLNVFGCAKPVDTASRELEIEERLAVARRQDKNRQEENLCEKFDDIQMDKNENENVNAAVNWRQNQDKKDDLKIKQIQDGKRRDEMTYTKSNQPRDSLDRSEASKGNDFNGKQFQEDNKNKKDSRNDRSLPKFIPQTGPLFIEILITKLNSHIPRKPKNLTYTDSTRTLLNGFRERLQQNFFLLFTTYPLNNVKCIYLK
- the eIF4B gene encoding eukaryotic translation initiation factor 4B isoform X3, giving the protein MSSTGKKGKKNKGTVISLQSFLSNTDAPAGTTQVSKKIRNLDGEDSDDGSCTLPLVYQLPTAPRANRIFDDNSIPHKPPFIAYINNLPFDANEVDLYEFFSGIHLISLRLPREDGENGRSRGFGYVELETRDDLIHVLSLPDPSIKGRRIRIELSNENDQQNRQKSNRRFDGFGNSGENRDSGNWRRDSQNNSGNFERNFNRDRKSVNEKEDNTPGSWRTNARSQTFDSSPIRRDEPLENYRGRIGDRYAREDIPNFEERPKLNLKPRTLPLPEIGSSKLEKINVNDKNDTKNSGTPSLNVFGCAKPVDTASRELEIEERLAVARRQDKNRQEENLCEKFDDIQMDKNENENVNAAVNWRQNQDKKDDLKIKQIQDGKRRDEMTYTKSNQPRDSLDRSEASKGNDFNGKQFQEDNKNKKDSRNDRSLPKFIPQTGPCTHMDGKKILAPMYS